DNA sequence from the Leptospiraceae bacterium genome:
ATCGGTATCCATACGGGAGAGGTGATTGTCGGAAATATAGGCTCTTCTCAAAGAATGGAATATACAGCGATTGGTGATACCGTCAATACAGCTTCCCGTCTCGAAAGCTATACAAAAACGGTAGGAGCTGAAATCATTATTTCCGAAGAAACAAAGAAACACCTGAACGGAGAATTCGTCCTGGAGGATATTGGTGATATTTCATTGAAAGGAAAATCCAAACAGATAAGAGGATACAGGGTAATTCTTTAATTTTTTTTATTTTTAATCAAAATTATTCTTTTATTTTACTTGATTTTTATATTTCATTCATTACTTTTTTTATACTAAAAAAAAGAAGAGGTTAATTATGAAGAAAATTTTTGGAGTTGCGATACTAAGTGCTACTTTTTTCCTTACAAACTCGGTTTTCGCGAATTCTTGCTGGAAAACGATTGGTGACGAAGGTGAAGACAAAGGAAAAGCCAAATCTTATGTTGAACTTGATGAGGCAGCTGGTACAGGAACTATTAAAAAATTACTAACAGATCCAACAGCTAAATGTACAGCCTGTAAGGGAAGTAAAAAAAATAAGCCCATTCAAGGAATGCAAATTATTAGCGGAATGAAAATGGGTGATAAAGCAGGTAGTATCCTGGATCCAAAATCCGGTAAAACCTATAAACTAAAAATATGGAAAGAAGGTGGTAATTTAAAAGTTAGAGGTTACCTTGGCTTTTTCTACAGAACCCAGACCTGGCTTCCTGCAGAAGGTAATTGCAATTAATTTTTCCTTAAAATCTCAGGGTGTTTTTACACCTTGGGATTTATTTCAATCCATACTGTAAAAGATCGTGCAGTAAAACAATTCCGGCAAGTTTTCCTTCACTGTCAATAACCGGTGCCACAGAAATAGGTCTTTCCCTCCCTTCCATTTCAAGAAGAACATCATAAGCTTTCCCTTCAATAGGAAAAGAAATAGGGTTCAAGGTCATGATTTCTCTGGCTTTTAAGTCTGCTTTCAGGTTTCCTTTTTGAATACATTTTCTAATATCAAAATCTGTAATGAAACCTAAAAGTTTCATATGCTCATCAACTACCGCAGTTGCTCCCATAAACTTTTGAGAGATTTCATTTATAATGTCTTCTAATTCTGCATCCGGATATACATAAGCCAGCTTTTCCGCTTTTCTCATAACATCAGACAGTTGTAAACTCAGGCGTTTTCCCAACCTTCCGGAAGGGTGATAGAGAGCAAAATTGTCTTCTTTAAAATTTTTCAACTCCATTAAAGTCATAGCCATTGCATCCCCAAGAACGAGGGCAATAGTTGTGCTGGAGGTCGGAGCCAGATCATAGGGGCAGGCTTCCATTAATACAGGTGTAACCAGAGTAATATCTGATTGGTGGGCAAGACGTGATTCCGGGTTAGCAGTAATCGAAATAACCTTTGCTCCAATCTTTTTAACCGTTTGAATTAAAAATACAAGTTCGTCGCTTTCTCCACTTTTTCCAATAGCCATTACAATATCATTGGCCTGGATAACACCGGCGTCTCCATGTACAGCGTCAGTTGGATGCAAAAAAACCGAGCTGGTACCGGTAGAAGAAAGAGTTGAGGAAATTTTTTTAGCAATATCTCCGGACTTTCCTACTCCTGTCAAAATAAGCTTTCCGGAAGACTGAAGAATCATTTCAATGGCCCGGCTTACTTCGGGACTTAAATTACGATGAAAATGTTCCAGGGCCTCGATCTCGATATGAATTGCTTTCTGAATTTTTTTAAAAATTTCGTCCATGACTACCTCTCTTCGATTTCAAAACTTATGGGGATTTTTAAAATAGTTCCCGAAGGTAAATTAAACTTCCAGGTATAAATAACAGATAGAAACGTTTGTTCAAACACCTTATAACGACAGGGCCGAAGATTCTTCAATTCTCCAACCATTCTTCTGTCGTTTACTTTCACCATCCATTCGCAGTCTGATTCCAGTCCCTGCTCAAGGGCTTCCGGAGGATAAGAAATTCTGTTTTGAATTTTCCGAACCTCCTCTTCCGGACTTCCTTCCTCTTGTTTTTCCGAAGAGTTTTTATCCTTATTTCCTTTAGCGAAAGAATTCATTTGTTTCATTCTGTATTTTTTTTTAAAAACGTTCAAATTCGCAGAGAAGCCTTTTTTTATAGGAATTTCAATATCAGA
Encoded proteins:
- a CDS encoding adenylate/guanylate cyclase domain-containing protein, producing the protein MIVGNIGSSQRMEYTAIGDTVNTASRLESYTKTVGAEIIISEETKKHLNGEFVLEDIGDISLKGKSKQIRGYRVIL
- a CDS encoding DUF2147 domain-containing protein; amino-acid sequence: MKKIFGVAILSATFFLTNSVFANSCWKTIGDEGEDKGKAKSYVELDEAAGTGTIKKLLTDPTAKCTACKGSKKNKPIQGMQIISGMKMGDKAGSILDPKSGKTYKLKIWKEGGNLKVRGYLGFFYRTQTWLPAEGNCN
- a CDS encoding KpsF/GutQ family sugar-phosphate isomerase, with amino-acid sequence MDEIFKKIQKAIHIEIEALEHFHRNLSPEVSRAIEMILQSSGKLILTGVGKSGDIAKKISSTLSSTGTSSVFLHPTDAVHGDAGVIQANDIVMAIGKSGESDELVFLIQTVKKIGAKVISITANPESRLAHQSDITLVTPVLMEACPYDLAPTSSTTIALVLGDAMAMTLMELKNFKEDNFALYHPSGRLGKRLSLQLSDVMRKAEKLAYVYPDAELEDIINEISQKFMGATAVVDEHMKLLGFITDFDIRKCIQKGNLKADLKAREIMTLNPISFPIEGKAYDVLLEMEGRERPISVAPVIDSEGKLAGIVLLHDLLQYGLK
- a CDS encoding TonB-dependent receptor; amino-acid sequence: MKQMNSFAKGNKDKNSSEKQEEGSPEEEVRKIQNRISYPPEALEQGLESDCEWMVKVNDRRMVGELKNLRPCRYKVFEQTFLSVIYTWKFNLPSGTILKIPISFEIEER